In Candidatus Defluviibacterium haderslevense, the following are encoded in one genomic region:
- a CDS encoding TonB-dependent receptor, translating to MNPKRILLFIINGLLFITAEGQVFMGQVIDAFKSTPITNVTVEIDQVKLEMTTNETGDFNIDQTKLPATFSIKLSKSGYYPLQQNVNIDKLNGTQRIFNLVPIKTIQQEIATIELDQSDDTDESDVYSLLTSSDDPIQKAAAFQFGIFRLKLRGIGDQWSRLGFNGFLLNDLQQGKSTYQIFSGQNKLTDYTDGIMGYNSNEDDFGDLGLNQWISFNPITYRKGLSLNYSVSNRSYTHRLGAQYVKHFNRSKVSLVLGANRRWAFEGFIPGTFYDAWGTYIGLSKKINSRTDVQLLLVNAPVQRGKSSPGTKEVFELSDDRLYNSYWGYQSGKKRNSRIAKIELPTAFLNLSSKLSDQLQLNLGLMATKGKRSDSSIDWTNSPDPRPDYYQKLPSYIQDSASKAAVTYEWKNNVNVRQINWDQFYQSNYNQYTTVRNINGGNDSVIGRRAVYFLNERHSDPTDLEHFLNLKWHKSRNSILLGYRIEYLMKENYLLMSDLLGADFFVDKEDFVDDQNLAHPNVNNLNHIVYEGDRYGYDYASVHYRYDIFTQWEHKFKKWDLMFGVDGGYKSDVRRSDYKNLIFENSSGSSEIFKAIQYGIKSSLTYKLNGRNYILANLAYASKAPFFTDIFINPQWRSDRIQDVTNATVYQFSLHYFYRSPGAKIQLGGYAIEIKDLTQNKNFYLDEALEDATAQELANGGFINAFYTHMDQRYVGLDLAMEYNLSSRFELTFAGQVGDYIYSNRPTLLLFDQYSNAEASHLIYLKNFFIPGTPQIAITAGLKYNFKRNGFFGINVSYLDKSFVEVNPLKRIPETVGDLDRDGETFKKINDQEKLPSAVVVDAFIFKSYRFLGHYSSVSLSVNNIFNNKNLVSGGFEQNRFDFKDKQLDQFPNKYFNLQGINYFLNISLSLEKI from the coding sequence ATGAATCCAAAACGAATCTTGCTCTTTATCATTAATGGCTTGCTATTTATCACTGCTGAGGGCCAAGTCTTTATGGGTCAAGTAATTGATGCCTTTAAATCGACTCCAATAACCAATGTCACTGTTGAAATCGATCAAGTCAAACTTGAGATGACTACGAATGAAACCGGAGATTTTAATATTGACCAAACTAAACTTCCTGCTACTTTTAGTATTAAATTGAGTAAATCCGGATACTACCCCTTACAACAAAACGTAAATATTGACAAATTAAATGGTACCCAACGAATATTCAATTTGGTACCTATTAAAACAATTCAGCAAGAAATAGCCACTATAGAGTTAGATCAATCTGATGATACCGATGAATCGGATGTTTATAGTTTATTGACTAGTTCTGATGATCCAATTCAAAAAGCCGCTGCATTTCAATTTGGCATCTTTAGATTGAAATTAAGAGGTATTGGTGATCAGTGGTCAAGGTTGGGGTTTAATGGATTTTTATTAAATGATTTGCAACAAGGAAAATCCACATATCAGATATTTTCTGGGCAAAATAAATTGACAGATTATACTGATGGTATCATGGGGTATAATAGTAATGAAGATGACTTTGGTGATTTGGGCTTGAACCAATGGATTAGTTTTAACCCCATAACCTATAGAAAAGGTCTTAGTTTGAATTATTCTGTTTCGAATAGAAGTTATACGCATAGATTAGGAGCTCAATATGTTAAACATTTTAATCGAAGTAAGGTCAGCTTAGTTCTAGGTGCGAATCGAAGATGGGCTTTTGAGGGATTTATTCCCGGAACTTTTTACGATGCATGGGGAACATATATAGGATTATCCAAGAAAATAAATAGTCGAACAGATGTTCAATTATTATTGGTCAATGCTCCGGTGCAAAGAGGAAAAAGCAGTCCAGGGACTAAGGAAGTTTTTGAATTAAGCGACGATCGTTTATACAATTCATATTGGGGCTATCAATCCGGTAAAAAAAGAAATTCAAGAATTGCAAAAATAGAATTACCTACTGCTTTCTTAAATTTGTCTTCTAAACTTTCAGACCAACTTCAATTGAATCTTGGTTTAATGGCTACCAAAGGGAAGCGTTCTGATTCTAGCATTGATTGGACCAACTCGCCTGATCCTAGACCAGATTATTATCAAAAATTACCGTCATACATTCAGGATTCAGCATCAAAGGCTGCGGTTACCTATGAATGGAAAAATAATGTCAATGTGCGACAAATAAATTGGGATCAATTTTATCAATCTAATTATAATCAATATACGACCGTAAGAAATATTAATGGAGGAAATGATTCAGTGATTGGCAGAAGGGCCGTTTATTTTCTAAATGAAAGACATAGTGATCCCACTGATCTTGAACACTTTTTAAATTTGAAATGGCATAAGTCAAGAAATTCAATTCTATTGGGATATAGAATTGAATATTTGATGAAAGAAAATTATTTGCTTATGTCTGATTTATTAGGAGCTGATTTTTTTGTAGATAAAGAAGATTTTGTTGATGATCAAAACCTGGCACATCCAAATGTAAATAATTTAAATCATATTGTTTATGAAGGCGATCGATATGGATATGATTATGCTTCTGTGCATTATCGATACGATATCTTCACTCAATGGGAACATAAATTCAAGAAATGGGATTTAATGTTTGGAGTAGATGGAGGCTATAAATCTGATGTGAGAAGGAGTGATTATAAGAATTTGATATTCGAGAATTCATCCGGAAGTTCTGAAATTTTTAAAGCTATTCAGTATGGAATAAAGTCCAGTCTTACCTATAAATTAAATGGTAGAAATTATATTTTAGCTAATTTAGCATATGCTTCTAAAGCACCATTTTTTACGGATATTTTTATTAATCCTCAGTGGAGATCTGATAGGATCCAGGATGTTACTAATGCAACAGTCTACCAATTCAGTTTACATTATTTTTATCGGAGTCCTGGTGCAAAAATTCAACTTGGCGGATACGCAATTGAAATTAAAGATCTAACGCAAAACAAGAATTTTTATTTAGATGAGGCTTTGGAAGATGCTACAGCTCAAGAATTAGCAAATGGTGGATTTATAAATGCCTTTTATACGCATATGGATCAGCGATATGTAGGTCTTGATCTAGCTATGGAATACAATTTGTCGTCAAGATTTGAATTGACTTTCGCAGGTCAGGTGGGGGATTATATTTATTCAAACAGACCTACACTTTTGCTTTTTGATCAATACAGCAACGCAGAGGCTAGCCACTTGATTTATTTAAAGAATTTCTTCATTCCTGGTACACCCCAGATAGCTATTACAGCCGGGCTAAAATATAATTTTAAAAGGAATGGATTTTTTGGAATCAATGTTTCTTATTTAGATAAATCTTTTGTTGAAGTTAATCCTTTAAAAAGAATTCCAGAAACTGTAGGAGATCTAGATCGTGATGGAGAAACCTTTAAGAAAATTAATGATCAGGAAAAATTGCCATCTGCTGTTGTGGTAGATGCATTTATTTTTAAAAGTTATCGATTTTTAGGACATTATTCTAGTGTTAGCTTGAGTGTAAATAATATTTTCAACAATAAAAATCTGGTTTCAGGTGGATTCGAACAAAATCGTTTTGATTTTAAAGACAAACAATTAGATCAATTTCCAAATAAATATTTTAACCTTCAAGGAATTAATTATTTTCTAAACATAAGTCTTTCATTAGAAAAGATTTAA
- a CDS encoding methyltransferase has protein sequence MNDKDIDHFKFRDFDLMHDQSVMKTSTDSILLGAWASQFVFSSAFDIGCGSGILSFMLAQHRRDALILGVDISNQAVELAIRNKAAIPFATHVSFVHNHFNELLTELIPVDLIICNPPYFKSSLLPANLERQRQRHATHFNFDSFASFCNRHLVQDGCVCVVIPYHFETELSFRMSLERLYLVDLVVVKHKQSSEPSLCLCRYALRQGVLNKTHLILFEDDDTLTPSFRDLTYPFLNFNKE, from the coding sequence ATGAATGATAAGGACATTGATCATTTTAAATTTAGGGACTTTGATTTGATGCATGACCAAAGTGTCATGAAGACATCCACAGATAGTATTCTATTAGGAGCTTGGGCTTCACAATTTGTTTTTTCTTCTGCCTTTGACATCGGCTGTGGATCAGGAATACTGTCATTTATGTTAGCTCAACATCGCCGTGACGCACTAATCCTTGGAGTCGATATTTCAAATCAAGCTGTTGAGTTGGCAATTAGAAACAAAGCTGCGATTCCTTTTGCAACGCATGTTTCATTTGTTCATAACCATTTCAATGAACTGCTCACTGAATTAATACCAGTGGATTTAATCATTTGTAATCCTCCTTATTTTAAATCTAGTTTGTTGCCTGCTAATCTTGAGCGACAAAGGCAAAGACATGCCACTCATTTTAATTTTGATTCTTTTGCTTCTTTTTGTAACCGACATTTAGTTCAAGATGGATGTGTTTGTGTTGTAATTCCTTATCATTTCGAAACCGAATTAAGTTTTAGAATGTCATTAGAACGTTTGTATTTGGTAGATTTGGTTGTAGTGAAACATAAGCAGTCATCTGAACCTTCCTTATGTCTGTGCCGATATGCATTAAGACAGGGTGTACTGAATAAAACGCATTTGATATTATTTGAAGACGATGATACATTAACTCCTTCATTTCGAGATTTAACCTACCCGTTTCTGAACTTTAATAAGGAATAA
- a CDS encoding riboflavin synthase, translating into MFSGIVEEIGIIHECRKEKNNVILDIKALFSNELHIDESVSHNGVCLTVIKKNKSTYRVVVVEETLSKTNLGSLKKGDPVNLERSLKVSDRINGHFVQGHVDCVAKLIRIKELNGSHLFTFKLKKNQQYHLIGRGSIAINGTSLTLANIHKNEFDIAIIPYTYSNTIFKHLKEGDQANIEFDLLGKYIFSYLKNNVLK; encoded by the coding sequence ATGTTTTCAGGAATTGTTGAAGAAATCGGGATCATACATGAATGTCGCAAAGAAAAAAACAATGTAATTTTGGATATTAAGGCTCTATTTTCCAATGAATTACATATCGATGAAAGTGTTTCACACAATGGTGTCTGTCTTACAGTCATAAAAAAAAATAAATCGACATATCGTGTAGTTGTTGTGGAGGAGACCTTATCAAAAACAAATCTGGGTTCATTAAAAAAAGGAGATCCCGTAAATCTTGAAAGATCATTAAAAGTTTCTGATCGAATCAATGGCCATTTCGTTCAAGGACATGTGGACTGTGTTGCGAAGTTAATACGGATAAAAGAATTAAATGGAAGTCATCTTTTTACTTTCAAACTAAAAAAAAATCAGCAATATCATTTAATTGGTCGCGGGTCCATAGCCATCAATGGCACCAGTCTCACTCTTGCAAATATTCATAAAAATGAATTTGATATTGCTATTATTCCATACACTTATTCCAACACCATCTTTAAACATCTGAAAGAAGGCGATCAAGCTAACATAGAATTTGATTTGTTAGGTAAATATATTTTTTCCTATTTAAAAAATAATGTATTAAAATAA
- a CDS encoding gliding motility-associated C-terminal domain-containing protein, with amino-acid sequence MSWKKLNRLLITILIIVYIPTIIKATHNRAGEITYVQLSDNYVRAIVTTYTKTSSSSADRDTITISWGDGTFSAAGRTNGNGTEFPNDIKKNIYIAEHQYPGRGTYDLGMVDPNRIDNILNIDPPNSVNIPFYIQSTITLFNTTFQGINHSPILLQAPIDFACLYQTFTHNPSAFDEDGDSLAYELVIPLMDRNLPVPNYLYPNQIKSGLNNNIYLDQFSGTFIWNAPQMAGEYNIAIAIYEFRKGILIGKIIRDMEILVQESCSMNSPPVISTTQDTCVIAGTFLEIPILINDADVGNKGGFVKVEAAGAPFVIMNNASVLFPPGFNKPLINGKFIWQTNCTHIRKEYYNVTIKATDNFFDTTGLSTTQTIRIKIIGPPPIDLKSKIINNQIELNWTKPYACDFDSTHFRGFSVWRKIKSQSIIQDTCNPGLEHSNYQKIAYLINSYQLQNYFYIDSNIIPGQLYCYRVQAEFAKISTAGFPYNFVGSLASNESCNYLQIDKPILLNVDVINTDPNLGSIGIKWAKPNPNFFDTIAHQPPYTIKLFYSNPNGSLSEIVSYTKTYSSYSNVLDTNFTHKNLSTDQFPYHYLVQFLSSDGFIAQSDSSESIFLKVKNLNGNVQLSWSNNTSWSNYLFSIFRKEENSVQFDSIGQTNTTQFIDLTAEQQQKYCYYVTSFGSYGFQGIDSILINHSNISCIKVMDDSPPCCPKLSVKGSCDENNNAELYNTLSWNNPNVDCPIKDVVGYEIYKLNKSNQRELLIKINDPTRLNYIHEYTIIEPLCYEVISIDSSGKQCESPINICANYCPAYELPNTFTPNGDGHNDIFKPIKNKFIERVEFQVVNQWGELVFRTEDPNLNWNGTNLKGSILSDGVYYYSCKILPYPSTQPLKDLMIKGFIELLKGK; translated from the coding sequence ATGAGTTGGAAAAAACTAAACAGACTATTGATTACCATTTTAATAATCGTTTATATACCAACGATAATAAAGGCAACTCATAATCGGGCTGGTGAAATAACCTATGTTCAACTATCTGATAATTATGTGCGCGCAATAGTAACTACCTATACTAAAACCTCAAGTAGCAGTGCAGATAGAGATACTATCACAATATCCTGGGGCGATGGAACATTCTCAGCAGCAGGTCGCACCAATGGAAATGGAACAGAGTTTCCGAACGACATTAAAAAAAATATTTATATAGCTGAACATCAATATCCAGGGAGAGGAACCTATGACTTAGGCATGGTGGACCCTAACAGAATAGATAATATTTTAAATATTGATCCACCCAATTCGGTTAATATTCCATTTTACATACAATCAACCATCACATTATTTAACACCACGTTCCAGGGCATTAATCATTCGCCAATACTATTGCAAGCTCCGATTGACTTTGCATGTCTTTACCAGACATTTACTCATAATCCTTCAGCTTTTGATGAAGATGGAGATAGTCTAGCCTACGAATTGGTCATACCCTTAATGGATCGAAATCTTCCAGTTCCAAACTATTTATATCCCAATCAAATTAAATCAGGTCTTAATAACAATATCTATTTAGATCAATTCAGTGGAACCTTTATTTGGAATGCACCCCAAATGGCTGGAGAGTACAATATAGCCATTGCAATTTATGAATTCAGAAAAGGAATTCTAATTGGCAAAATAATACGCGATATGGAAATCTTGGTACAAGAAAGTTGTTCTATGAATTCACCGCCTGTAATAAGCACCACTCAGGATACATGTGTTATAGCAGGTACTTTCTTGGAAATACCCATTCTTATTAACGACGCCGATGTAGGAAATAAAGGAGGATTCGTCAAAGTGGAAGCCGCAGGTGCACCATTTGTAATTATGAATAATGCATCCGTTCTTTTTCCTCCCGGATTTAACAAACCCCTAATAAATGGAAAATTTATCTGGCAAACCAATTGTACACATATCCGAAAAGAATATTATAATGTAACCATAAAAGCTACTGATAATTTTTTTGATACAACGGGATTAAGCACAACACAAACCATACGAATAAAAATTATTGGCCCACCTCCCATTGATTTGAAATCAAAAATTATCAATAATCAGATAGAATTAAATTGGACTAAGCCCTATGCCTGTGATTTTGACAGTACCCATTTCAGAGGTTTTTCGGTGTGGCGAAAAATCAAAAGTCAGTCGATAATACAAGACACATGCAATCCAGGACTTGAGCATTCCAATTATCAGAAAATTGCCTATTTGATTAACTCCTATCAACTACAAAATTATTTTTATATAGATAGCAACATCATTCCCGGACAACTCTATTGCTATAGAGTTCAGGCTGAGTTTGCTAAAATAAGCACCGCTGGTTTTCCATATAATTTTGTGGGTTCATTAGCTTCAAATGAAAGTTGTAATTATTTACAAATTGATAAACCCATACTTTTAAATGTTGATGTCATCAATACTGATCCAAACCTCGGTAGTATAGGCATTAAATGGGCTAAACCAAATCCAAATTTTTTTGACACCATTGCACATCAACCACCATATACAATAAAATTATTTTATTCTAATCCTAATGGTTCGCTATCAGAAATAGTAAGTTACACCAAAACATATTCGAGTTATTCAAATGTCTTAGATACAAATTTCACTCACAAGAATTTATCTACAGATCAATTTCCATATCATTATTTGGTACAATTCCTTTCATCAGATGGTTTTATAGCTCAATCAGATTCAAGCGAAAGCATTTTTTTGAAAGTTAAAAACCTAAATGGAAATGTTCAATTGAGTTGGAGTAATAATACATCGTGGAGCAATTACTTATTTTCAATTTTCAGAAAAGAAGAAAATAGTGTACAATTCGACAGCATAGGACAAACGAACACAACACAATTTATTGATTTAACAGCTGAACAACAACAAAAATATTGTTATTATGTAACATCTTTCGGATCATATGGATTTCAGGGTATCGATTCGATCTTAATCAATCATTCTAATATAAGTTGTATAAAAGTTATGGATGATAGTCCGCCCTGTTGCCCAAAATTAAGCGTTAAAGGTTCATGTGATGAAAACAATAATGCCGAACTCTATAATACATTAAGTTGGAATAATCCCAATGTAGATTGCCCCATAAAAGATGTGGTTGGATATGAAATTTATAAATTAAATAAATCTAATCAACGCGAACTTCTAATAAAAATAAATGACCCTACCAGATTGAATTACATACATGAATATACCATAATAGAACCATTATGTTACGAAGTCATTTCCATTGATTCAAGTGGCAAACAATGTGAATCTCCAATTAATATTTGTGCAAATTATTGTCCTGCATATGAATTACCTAACACTTTTACACCAAATGGGGACGGCCACAATGATATATTTAAACCAATAAAAAATAAATTTATAGAACGGGTAGAATTTCAGGTAGTAAATCAATGGGGAGAATTGGTGTTCCGGACTGAGGATCCAAATCTAAATTGGAACGGAACAAATTTGAAAGGATCTATTTTATCTGATGGCGTATATTATTATTCATGCAAAATACTGCCCTACCCCTCAACTCAACCACTCAAAGATTTGATGATTAAAGGATTTATTGAATTATTAAAAGGCAAATAA
- the rfbD gene encoding dTDP-4-dehydrorhamnose reductase: MIKILVTGSNGQLGQEFQSLANQYPTFEFVFFDRQQWDITNESQSEVILSSYRPQFLINTAAFTAVDKAETEQASCFLLNDQAPTYLSQLCEQYNIQMIHYSSDYVFGGNSMVPIQEDAQTNPQGIYAQSKSIGEKHILASNPKAIIIRSSWIYSSFGHNFVKTMLRLAKDKKELSIVSDQTGSPTYGKDLCKATLAIIEYFSKTNEPSKGRIYHYSNSGYTTWDELAREIFSYKKIDIKVNSISTQTYNAPAPRPKFSVLDCTKIKTTFDVTIPFWKDSLHDCLDLISI; the protein is encoded by the coding sequence ATGATAAAAATTCTGGTGACCGGAAGCAATGGGCAGTTAGGACAAGAGTTTCAATCCCTGGCAAACCAATATCCAACATTTGAATTTGTTTTTTTTGACCGGCAACAATGGGATATCACAAACGAATCACAAAGTGAAGTCATTTTATCTTCTTATAGGCCTCAATTTTTAATCAATACAGCTGCATTTACGGCTGTTGACAAGGCAGAAACAGAACAAGCGAGCTGTTTTTTATTAAACGATCAAGCACCGACCTATTTATCTCAATTGTGCGAACAATATAATATTCAAATGATACATTATTCAAGCGACTATGTATTCGGTGGAAATTCTATGGTTCCCATTCAAGAGGACGCACAAACAAATCCTCAAGGTATATATGCACAGTCCAAATCAATCGGAGAAAAGCATATATTAGCATCGAATCCGAAGGCAATTATCATCCGAAGTTCCTGGATATATTCTTCGTTCGGGCATAATTTTGTAAAAACGATGTTGCGATTAGCTAAAGACAAAAAAGAGCTTTCTATAGTTAGTGACCAGACAGGATCTCCAACTTATGGCAAAGATTTATGTAAGGCAACTTTGGCTATCATTGAATATTTTAGTAAAACCAATGAACCCAGCAAGGGTCGAATATATCATTATTCTAATTCAGGGTATACCACTTGGGATGAATTGGCTCGTGAGATATTTTCCTATAAAAAGATAGATATTAAAGTTAATTCCATTTCCACTCAAACATATAATGCCCCTGCACCAAGACCAAAATTCAGTGTTCTGGATTGTACTAAAATAAAAACAACATTTGATGTAACAATACCGTTTTGGAAAGATAGCTTACATGATTGCTTAGATCTTATTTCAATTTAA
- the rfbC gene encoding dTDP-4-dehydrorhamnose 3,5-epimerase, whose product MTITPTEFEGLFIIQPLVFNDARGYFMETYNESVHLINNLNYKYIQDNESLSQYGVIRGLHYQRNPNAQVKLVRVTLGKVIDVVLDLRPDQKTFGKHFSIILSSENKSQLLVPVGFAHGYGVLSDTAIFNYKCTAFYNKNAEGGVNLNDEHLQIDWRIPKSEQLISSKDLNWPNFGDHLPL is encoded by the coding sequence ATGACCATCACCCCTACGGAATTCGAAGGACTATTTATTATACAGCCATTAGTATTTAATGATGCTCGTGGATATTTTATGGAAACCTATAATGAATCTGTGCATTTAATAAATAATTTAAATTACAAATACATTCAAGATAATGAATCCCTTTCACAATATGGTGTCATTCGCGGACTTCATTATCAAAGAAACCCCAATGCACAGGTTAAACTCGTTCGAGTTACTTTAGGTAAAGTTATTGATGTAGTATTAGACTTAAGACCAGATCAAAAAACATTTGGTAAACATTTCAGTATCATTTTGTCTTCTGAAAACAAATCACAACTTTTGGTCCCTGTTGGATTCGCTCATGGTTATGGAGTTCTAAGTGACACCGCAATATTTAATTATAAATGTACAGCATTTTACAACAAAAACGCTGAAGGAGGTGTAAATCTAAATGATGAACATTTACAAATTGATTGGCGCATTCCAAAATCAGAACAACTGATTTCTAGTAAAGATTTGAATTGGCCTAACTTTGGTGATCATCTTCCCTTATGA
- the der gene encoding ribosome biogenesis GTPase Der yields the protein MRFTAAIVGRPNVGKSTLFNRLIGYKKSIVDDISGVTRDRIYDVSEWNGKSFYVVDTGGFVAHSADIFEKQIRRQVELAIAEASVIIYMVDVTTGITDLDLFVAELLRKVNKKKFLVVNKVDNHERLMAANEFWSLGFEEMYCISSMTGSGTGELLDAITALVPEEEISLPNIPKFAIIGQPNVGKSSLINVFLDEERNMVTDIAGTTRDPIHTEYNKFGKNFMIIDTAGIRKKSKVFEDLEFYSVIRAIKCIEESDVCFLIIDATLGIESQDMELVSLVVKRNKGLVVLVNKWDLIEKTTNTAKEFEARIKAKIAPFDDIPIMFISAKEKQRVFQALELGLEVYDRRAQKIKTSELNEKMLEAIGKIPPPSFRNHLIKIKYITQIDKEYPVFAFFSNYPDQIKASYKQFIENQLRTLYNFKGVPIRLVFKEK from the coding sequence ATGAGATTTACAGCAGCAATTGTCGGGAGACCGAACGTAGGAAAATCAACATTATTCAACCGATTGATTGGATATAAAAAATCCATAGTTGATGATATAAGTGGGGTTACAAGAGATCGAATATATGATGTCTCTGAATGGAATGGAAAATCATTTTATGTAGTAGACACTGGAGGATTTGTGGCTCACTCTGCAGATATATTCGAAAAACAAATTCGCCGACAAGTGGAACTTGCCATTGCAGAGGCAAGTGTAATTATTTATATGGTTGATGTAACAACCGGCATAACAGATTTGGATTTATTTGTCGCAGAATTGTTGAGAAAAGTAAATAAGAAAAAGTTCTTAGTGGTTAATAAAGTAGACAATCATGAGCGATTGATGGCTGCGAATGAATTTTGGTCTTTGGGTTTTGAAGAAATGTATTGTATATCATCAATGACAGGCAGCGGTACTGGAGAGTTATTGGATGCTATTACTGCTTTAGTTCCTGAGGAAGAAATAAGCTTACCTAACATTCCAAAATTTGCAATTATAGGACAACCTAATGTGGGCAAATCATCCTTAATCAATGTATTTCTAGATGAAGAAAGAAATATGGTCACAGATATTGCCGGCACAACACGTGATCCCATTCATACTGAATACAATAAATTTGGAAAAAACTTTATGATTATAGATACTGCGGGTATCAGAAAAAAATCAAAAGTTTTTGAAGATTTAGAATTTTATTCAGTCATTCGCGCTATTAAATGCATCGAAGAATCGGATGTATGTTTCCTCATCATTGATGCCACTTTAGGAATAGAATCACAAGATATGGAACTAGTATCTTTAGTTGTTAAAAGAAATAAAGGACTTGTGGTATTAGTAAACAAATGGGATTTAATTGAAAAAACAACCAACACCGCCAAAGAATTCGAAGCCCGAATCAAAGCCAAAATAGCTCCTTTTGATGATATTCCTATTATGTTTATTTCAGCTAAAGAGAAGCAACGTGTATTTCAAGCATTAGAATTAGGTCTAGAAGTTTATGATCGCAGAGCTCAGAAAATTAAAACTTCAGAACTCAATGAAAAAATGTTGGAGGCCATTGGTAAAATTCCACCACCATCTTTCAGAAATCATTTAATTAAAATCAAATACATAACGCAAATTGATAAAGAATATCCAGTTTTTGCATTCTTTTCAAACTATCCGGATCAAATTAAAGCATCATATAAACAATTTATTGAAAACCAATTACGAACCCTTTACAATTTTAAAGGAGTACCTATTCGATTAGTATTCAAAGAAAAATAA
- the era gene encoding GTPase Era, translated as MESSITKSGFVSIIGLPNSGKSTLVNAFIGTKMSIVSHKAQTTRQRIFSIYTSADTQVVFSDTPGWIDQARYPLQHIMNNNVDESKTDADVILIVVDTTQKLQLSKNLLDDLIFIEAPKLLVANKIDRISEYMLDQILLPIKEQIKHDEFFAVSALNGIGVDALKNRILEHIPVHPPYFPEDISSDRPIRFFISELIREQIYYLFEDEIPYSTFVHVTACKGVDDQAPMAVISAIVYTNKQSQIPILLGKGGIKIKQLGIKAREEIEKFLNQKVYLDLSVKLKKDWRDNTEYIEKTGILR; from the coding sequence ATGGAATCAAGCATTACTAAATCGGGATTTGTTAGTATTATTGGTCTACCTAATAGTGGTAAATCTACTTTAGTTAATGCATTTATCGGTACAAAAATGTCTATTGTTTCACATAAAGCACAAACAACTAGACAACGTATTTTTTCAATCTACACAAGCGCAGACACTCAAGTTGTATTTTCCGATACTCCAGGATGGATAGATCAAGCTAGATATCCTTTACAACATATAATGAATAACAATGTAGATGAATCAAAAACAGATGCAGATGTTATTCTCATCGTAGTCGACACTACTCAAAAACTCCAATTATCAAAAAATCTTTTGGATGATCTCATATTTATTGAAGCTCCAAAATTATTAGTTGCGAATAAAATTGATCGCATTTCAGAATACATGCTTGATCAAATATTATTACCAATAAAAGAACAAATCAAACACGACGAATTCTTTGCAGTATCTGCTTTAAATGGAATTGGTGTGGATGCATTAAAAAACAGAATACTGGAACACATTCCGGTACACCCACCCTATTTTCCAGAGGATATAAGTAGTGACCGCCCTATTCGGTTTTTTATTAGTGAATTAATTCGGGAACAAATTTACTACTTGTTTGAAGATGAAATTCCATACAGCACTTTTGTTCATGTTACAGCTTGCAAAGGAGTCGATGATCAAGCACCAATGGCAGTTATTTCAGCTATCGTTTATACGAATAAACAAAGTCAAATTCCAATACTATTAGGGAAAGGAGGCATTAAAATTAAACAACTTGGAATAAAAGCAAGGGAAGAAATTGAAAAATTTTTAAATCAGAAAGTATATTTAGATTTAAGCGTTAAACTGAAGAAGGATTGGCGAGATAATACTGAATACATTGAAAAAACAGGCATATTAAGATGA